The sequence TGAAGATTATAGTGAGAATGGATATGGAAGATGGGCTGTTATTGATAAATCAACCACTGAGTTTCTGGGATGGTGTGGATTAAAATATGATATATTTAAAGATGAAACAGATATTGGGTTCAGGTTTTTTGAAAGAAATTGGAGCAAAGGATTGGCAACAGAAAGTGCTGCTGCCTGTTTAAAATACGGATTTGATCAGCTGCATCTTGAAAAGATCGTTGGAAGAGCAATGGCTGAGAATATAGCTTCCATAAAAGTATTACAAAAGCTTGGCCTTACTTTCGATAAAGAATTTGATTTTGAAGGACACAAAGGAGTAATTTATAGTATTGAAAAATCAAAAAAAAGTATATTCTAAAATAATCATATCCCGCATCTGCAACCCGTTTTCATAAATCGGTAATGAGTAATTTTCGATAAAGAAATCTTTACGTATCCCTTTTTTTACGAAACCGTTTCTCTCATAAAACCGAATCTGCTCAAATCCTGTATCTGAAGTTCCTACACTCAGAATTTCATAACGGCTTTCACGGGCAATTTCTTTGGCTTTGTTAATTAAAATACTGCCAATTCCTTTGCTTCTATAGCTTTCGATCACTGCAATATTTTTAATCTCCAGTTCAGTATCACTGTTTTTATATAAAGCCATCACAGCAATATTTTCTGTTCCGTCATGTAACAGATAGATATCACATTTGAAGATGTATTGATTAATAGCTTCAACGGTTTCGTCAGCTAACAATAGTAATTCATAAGGGATCTTCGAATCTTTGGCAATTTTATTAAAAGTATACTGTTCCATTTACAGGCTTATATGAAGGATTTAAGAATCATCACTTCCACAAAAATAAGGAAAATAGAGATTTGAACCAGTCATAGATAGAGTGACAAATATTTGGAGGTTGGAAATAGCAAAGGCGCAAGAAAATCGAAGATTTTCGGGAGTGTGATATTGATGATATTTCGCCACCAATGCACGAATAATTTTATTTGCATTTATCATCTATGTTGTTATGTGGTTCAAAAAAAATAAACCACATAGCAACATAGATTTTATAGATAAAACGGTTCATATACAATTTTATTCGTGCATCCGTGGCTATTAAATATGCAGAATTCATTTTATCGCAGATAAAATCTTTGTACCTCAGCATTTTTCAACCTATCTCAAACACTCATCAAATAACATTTTTTAACAATAAACAGTAAAATTGGTAAGCCAGAATTCCGTTTTTTTATTGCAAATTTGTTTCATCACTTTATATTAATGATAAAAATAAAGATTTATGCAAAAGAAAACTTACACAGGACAACCTGTAGTAACCTTAAATAACGGAGTGGATATTCCTGCTTTAGGCTTTGGAGTATGGCAGATGGAGAACCTGAAAGAATGCGAAAATGCTGTCATTAAAGCTATTCAGACAGGGTATAGAATGATTGACACTGCTGCTATTTATCAAAATGAAACGGCTGTAGGAGATGCCGTAAAAAACAGTGGGATTGATCGAAATGAATTATTTATAACCTCTAAAGTCTGGGTTCAGGATCATGGGTATGAAAAAGCAAAGCGTGCATTTCAGAGAACGTTAGACAGACTACAGATGGATTATCTGGATATGTATCTTATTCACTGGCCTTATGGTGATTTTCTGGGAACATGGAAGGCTTTGGAGGAGCTGTATCAGGAAGGAAAGATTAAAGCAATTGGAGTTTGTAATTTTACCGTTGAAAAGCTTGAAGAGCTAAAATCGAACTCAACGATTCTTCCGGTCATCAACCAAATTGAACTGCACCCGGTTTTCCAACAAAAAGAATTACAGGTGTATGATAGGGAAAATAATATTATAACACAGCCTTGGAGCCCGCTTGGTAATGGAAATGCTAGCCTTTTAAGTAATTCTGATCTGAAGGCGATTGCTGAGAAATATGGAAAAACAGTGGCACAGGTAATCCTGAGATGGCATTTACAGGAAGGTTTTGTAGTCATTCCGAAATCTGTGACCCCATCAAGAATTGAAGAGAATTTTAATGTATTTGATTTTGAACTGACGGCAGATGAAATGAATGTTGTCCGTTCTTTAGATACAGGGAAAAGATTATTCTTTGATCCAAAAGACCCGGAATGGGAGCAAAAGATGCTGAATTCTGTAGCGGATATTTAATTACAATAACATATCTCCCGCGGATTTCACAGATAACGCAGATTTTGATCTGTGAAGTTGGTGAAATCTGCGGGATTTTTATTTTCTGCTCAGCGTGAGGAATGTCATATCCTGTTGAAAATGAGGTATTCTTATTTTTTGTACCTTTTTATTTAAAATAATTTCTATGTTTTGGCCGGAAACAATCAGTAAAAAATTAGGAGTAAAATATCCTGTTATTCAGGCTCCGATGTTTGGAGTGAGTACTGTACCAATGGTTGCTGCCGCAACTAGTGCAGGGTGTCTGGGATCGCTGGCATTAGCTGATCTTTCAGCAGATGAATCTATTGAATTGATCAGGGAGACAAAAAAGTTAACAGATCAACCTTTTGCAGCTAATATTTTTGTACATCATATTCCCGAAATAACAGAGGTTTTAAAAGATCAATTTGTTAAAACCAGAACGTTTTTAGAGCAACTTGCAAAAGACAATAATATTGAAGTCAGTCTGCCTGATCTGGAAGATCTTAAAGTGAGATCTTATCATGAACTGGTGGATGTGGTAATTGAAGAAAATTGTAAAATTTTAAGTTTTACTTTCGGAAATCTGGATGATCAAAGTATTCAGAAGCTTAAAGAAAATGGAATCACACTTATTGGTACCTGTACTTCTGTAAGTGAGGCTTTAATTTTAGAAAAATCAGGGATTGATATCATCTGTGTACAGGGAACAGAAGCTGGTGGCCATAGAGGAACTTTTGATCCGGAGCATGTTCCACAGATCGGAGGTTTGTCTTTATTATCACAGGTATACGATCACATAAAGGTTCCGCTGGTCTATGCAGGTGGAATTTACAACGGGAAAACTTTACGGGCAGTAAAAGATTTGGGAGCACAAGGATTTCAGGTAGGCAATCTTTTATTGGCTTCCCAGGAAAGCGCTTTGCAGCCTTTTGAAAAAGAAAGGCTTAAAAAAGTAAGAGAAGATGAGATCATGTTAACAAAAAGCTTTTCAGGCAGATATGCCAGAGGAGTTAAAAATAAATTTATTGATACGGTTGAAAACTCTGAATATATTCTGCCTTATCCTTATCAAAATAAACTAACAAACGCATTACGGAAAGCTGCTAAAGCTAAACAGAATGCAGACTTTGTAGGTATTTGGACAGGACAGTCTATTCATGATTACAGTGAGCTCTCTACTGAAGATATTCTGAGAAATCTCATACTTCAAATTGATGCAGAGCAGGCAAAATTAAAGTAATTTCGAAGTTTTAAATCTAATTTAAACTATAAGAATGAAAAAATTATTTCTACCATTTGCTTTACTTTCAATTGTAGCATGCAGCAGCAGTAATGATGATGAACCACAAACGAATAATGTTTCTATTGTTGGAAAATGGTATATGGAAAGTGCTGAGAAGTATACGTCCAAAGACAAAAAAACGACGTTTTACACTCCGGAGGGATGTGACAAAAAGGATACTCATGAGTTTAAAGAGAAGGATATGACGTCAATAACGTTTGCTTCTCATAATAATACCTGCATACAGACAGATGTAGTGACCAGAAACTATACCTATGATCCAGTTTCTAAAAAATTCTGGTATGAAGGGGAAGAAGATTATCCTTATACCATTTCTCAATTAACCCAAACAAACATGGTAATAGAAGATCGTATAGATGACCTTGATGGGGACGGAATCAATGATGTGATCAAAAGATATTTTAAAAGAATACAGTAAATAAAATTCCTTTCATAAGATGAAAGGAATTTTTATTTTATATGGAAATTTGAGGTATTGTTATTTTCAAATTCTCAAATTAACTCATTCTCAAATTGAATTTATTTCGTAAGATCCAGCCCGCCAAAGTTTCCTGAACTCATCATCAGATAAACTCCGTTGGCTTTATCCAATGTATTCCAGTAAGCGTGAAGATCTTCAGCATTTGTGAAAACCTTTAGATTCTCATTCTTGAACTTTTCTTTAATAAATTCCGGAGAAATAGGCTCCATTCTTTTAATTTTTAAAGCATCTTCAGAATAGAAAACGACCGCTTCTTCTAATCCGTCCATAGCGTGGTCATACTGCTCTAAAAAGGCAGGATTTAAGCTAGAGTAGGTATGAAGTTCAAGGAAGCCGTATTTCTTTTCATTCTTAAACTGCTCTTTGAATGCTTTTACAGCAGCCTTTACCTTACTGGGAGCATGGGCAAAGTCTTTATACAATGTTCCTTTATCTGCTCTTTCTACCTTTTCAAGACGTTTGGAAGCACCTTTGAAGCTCATAATTGCTTCATAGAAATCTTCGTCCATAATACCCAGCTGTTGGCAAATATGCCTTGCCCCTTCCATATTCAACAGGTTGTGTGCACCAAAAACAGAAAGAGGAACATCTCCCATTTCCGTTTTTAGATATACTTTTCCGTTGCTGATCTCATATTCAGGAGTTTTGTAAGGGATCTTTCTGAAATAATT is a genomic window of Chryseobacterium nakagawai containing:
- a CDS encoding GNAT family N-acetyltransferase, coding for MKKVLETDRLLLRELTIEDAYHFYELNANPNVIQYTGDSPFENEEEALIFLQNYEDYSENGYGRWAVIDKSTTEFLGWCGLKYDIFKDETDIGFRFFERNWSKGLATESAAACLKYGFDQLHLEKIVGRAMAENIASIKVLQKLGLTFDKEFDFEGHKGVIYSIEKSKKSIF
- a CDS encoding GNAT family N-acetyltransferase codes for the protein MEQYTFNKIAKDSKIPYELLLLADETVEAINQYIFKCDIYLLHDGTENIAVMALYKNSDTELEIKNIAVIESYRSKGIGSILINKAKEIARESRYEILSVGTSDTGFEQIRFYERNGFVKKGIRKDFFIENYSLPIYENGLQMRDMIILEYTFF
- a CDS encoding aldo/keto reductase, coding for MQKKTYTGQPVVTLNNGVDIPALGFGVWQMENLKECENAVIKAIQTGYRMIDTAAIYQNETAVGDAVKNSGIDRNELFITSKVWVQDHGYEKAKRAFQRTLDRLQMDYLDMYLIHWPYGDFLGTWKALEELYQEGKIKAIGVCNFTVEKLEELKSNSTILPVINQIELHPVFQQKELQVYDRENNIITQPWSPLGNGNASLLSNSDLKAIAEKYGKTVAQVILRWHLQEGFVVIPKSVTPSRIEENFNVFDFELTADEMNVVRSLDTGKRLFFDPKDPEWEQKMLNSVADI
- a CDS encoding NAD(P)H-dependent flavin oxidoreductase, coding for MFWPETISKKLGVKYPVIQAPMFGVSTVPMVAAATSAGCLGSLALADLSADESIELIRETKKLTDQPFAANIFVHHIPEITEVLKDQFVKTRTFLEQLAKDNNIEVSLPDLEDLKVRSYHELVDVVIEENCKILSFTFGNLDDQSIQKLKENGITLIGTCTSVSEALILEKSGIDIICVQGTEAGGHRGTFDPEHVPQIGGLSLLSQVYDHIKVPLVYAGGIYNGKTLRAVKDLGAQGFQVGNLLLASQESALQPFEKERLKKVREDEIMLTKSFSGRYARGVKNKFIDTVENSEYILPYPYQNKLTNALRKAAKAKQNADFVGIWTGQSIHDYSELSTEDILRNLILQIDAEQAKLK
- a CDS encoding lipocalin family protein, which translates into the protein MKKLFLPFALLSIVACSSSNDDEPQTNNVSIVGKWYMESAEKYTSKDKKTTFYTPEGCDKKDTHEFKEKDMTSITFASHNNTCIQTDVVTRNYTYDPVSKKFWYEGEEDYPYTISQLTQTNMVIEDRIDDLDGDGINDVIKRYFKRIQ